AAGGAAGTCACGTTCCGGAGGTAAACCCTGCTCtcttctctctctatatatatatatatctatgtATCTACCCTTCCTCCATGTGGTTCATTTGAGGCTTCAGAAGATGATTCTGTGATGGACTATGTAGATTGGCGGAGGAGAAACTGAAGCCTGTGAAAGGCCTTGATAAATTGACGTCATGGGTTGAAAACCATGGTCTGAAGAGAGCTGCAGTTACCAATTCCTCAAGAGTAAATGCAGAACTCATGATCTCAAAACTTGGCCTCTCGGACTTCTTTGATGTTCTTATTATTGGTGATGAATGTGAACGTGGTAAACCTTATCCCGACCCCTACTTGAAAGCTCTTGAAGTTCTGAAGGCATCGAAGGATCATGCATTTGTATTTGAGGTCTGCATTTTTGTGATGTCTGAGTGAAGAAAAACTTGTTCTAGACCTGATTTTGACATACTTTCTATTTTTCTGTAATAGGATTCTTTTTCAGGGATTACAGCTGGAGTGGCAGCTGAGATGCCGGTTATTGGCATAGCTACACGAAACCCAGAGGATTTACTGATGAAAGCAAAGCCTGCCTTTCTGATTAAGGATTATGAGGATCCAAAATTGTGGGCAGCTTTAGAAGAACTTGACAAGCCTGGTGCCGATAAGTTGGAATTTCTGGATAAAAACATTTAGCATAGGAGTTTGATTGGCCAAATTCTGATGAGTCTTCATGtcagaaaaaataaaaggcCATTACAATTTATGTACGGGACGGTTATGTTTTGTATGTGACAGTAAACAGTTGTTTCCTTCCACAATGAAAGCACATGCAGAGCAGTTTGACAATAATATGGTGCACGATTCATGCGTATATTTAATTGATAGTATGTGTGGCAGTTTATAGGAGAGTTGGTGTATGTTTGAGAGAGAAATGCTTTTTGTTAGAGTCTTGAATGCCTGACTTTTTACGTCAAACTATCCTATAGCAGAATCCTATTACGAGGATAAGGCTACAAATATTTTACATTCTCCAAATTCTATGATAGTGGAAGAATGGTGCACTATCCAGATAACAGAAGAAAATCTCTTAAAGACGCGTATGCAATTTATCGTCTGAGAAGAAAATATGAACTGTTCCCTTCACCAATATCCAACTACATCCGGGTGCCTTCTTCACACCCTTCAACCTCATTTCTTCTCTTAATCTCATCTCCTCGATATGCCTATCATTTGCGGCATATATGTTACAAAGGGCCACGTGACCAGGTGCGTTTAAAGGATCCAATTCAAACAGTCTTTTGGCTGCACGCGTAGCAACATCTGTATCACCTTTACTCAACCCACACACTCCAATCAGAGCACCCCAAACGGCATGATTTGGTTTGACAGGAAGCTTCAAAACAAACTCCTCTgcttccttcacctttcctGCTCGACCCAGAAGATTGATAATACTGATGCAATGCTCCATGCTAGGTTGAATAGCATAAGCATTAACCATAGTAATAAAAAACTCCCACCCTTTATCAACAAGACCCGCATGAGCACATGCTGTCAGGACACCCAGGAATGTAAGGTCATCTGGGTAAATTCCAAATTCAAGCATAGCTTCGTACACTTTTAAAGCTTCGCTGGCCCTCCCATGATCTGAAAGACCCATAATCATGGAGTTCCAAGATATTTTGTCCCGGCAAGTCATGTTAGAGAATACCCTATATGCATCATCTATCTCCCCACATTTTGCATACATTGAAATTAGAGAGTTCTCAAGAATCAAATCATCTTCAGACGCAGTCTTGAACTGCATACCATGTAATTGCCGCCCCTGATCTAGATATGCAACTGAACCCATCGCTCCGAATAGAACAGCATATGTAGAACTCATAGGAGAAACACCATGATCCATCATCTCGGCAAATAAGCAGAAGGCTTCAGCAATGAGCTCATTCTGCACATACCCATAAATCATCTCAGTCCACGCAATGGAATCCCGATCAGGCATGTCATTAAACAATTTCCAAGCCTCGAGTACTTGGCCAGCGCTAAGATAGCCAGCGATCATGCAAGTTGATGCAACCTTATTCCGAATGGGTACCATGTCAAACAACTCTTGAGCTCTTGCCAACTGACCGGCCCGAACATAACCATTTATCATGGAATTGAAACACTGATCATCACAGTCTTTCAGATTACCTTCAAACACATTGCGAGCAGAATCCATAATACCAAACCCAGCGTACATCCTAACAAGACCTCTATGCAACCTACCATCATAATCATCAATCCGCCAGCTGTTAACAATCAGCTGAGCATGTACCTGCTTGCCAAGGCAACAAAAACCCAAACCACCACAAGCATAAACAAGAGAAACAAAGGTCTCTCCGTTGGGTTCCGCATTGGAAACTCTCACCATCTCAATAAAAAGTAGCAATGCCTTTTCATACAAGCCATTCCAAGCAAACCCACCAATCATAGCAGTCCAAGAAACAATATTTTTCTCCGGCATAGCCCGAAAGAAACAACAAGCACCTTCAACATCCCCCTCACGGCAATAGCCAGATACCATGCTAGTCCAAGTAATCACATTCCTAAACTCCATCTTTTGAAACAGTTCTCTAGCCTCGCTCATTCTACCACTCTCAGCATACCCCGCAATCATAGCATTCCACGAAACCACATTCTTGCAAGGAATCTCCTCAAAAACCACCCTCGCATTCTCCAAATCCCCACTCCTAAGCAACGCCACCACCATCGCGTTCCACGAAACAACATTCCTCTCAGGCATTATCTCAAACACCTTCCTCGCATCTTCGATCCTCCCGGCGTCCGAAAACCCACAAATCATGGCAGTCCATGAAACAACGTTCTTCTCCGGCATGGTTTCGAAGAACCGGGAAGCCTCGTCGAGCATGCCGGAGCGGAGGTACGCTGTCAACATGGCATTGAAAGTGACGAGGTTTCTGTGAGGCATTATGTCGAACAGTGTGCGAGCTTCCTCGACGTAACCGTAGCGGGAGAAGTTGGAGAGCAGCGACGTCCAGCGAACCACGCGTGCATGAAGGTCACCTCCGGAGGAACTTTGAAGAAGGTTTCGCGCTTGGTGGTGGCAGCCATTGGATAGGTAGTGAAGAAGCAGAGGCTCGTCGCATTCGCAGTGGGAATGATCGGTGCCATAGACATGACGCACACTGCGAAATGAACGTGTCAAAAACCGCACCAAGATTGATGAACGGTGACGCTGCATGACCCACAAACCATTGGGTCTTTCTTTTTATACACAACTCTGTCAAAACAAATCTCTTTCTTCTCCAATCAACATAACAAACCAGGATCTTCAAAACTCTCCACAAGCTCAGTGAATCAGATAAAAACAACACATGAGCTTAAAACTTATCACTAATTGATCAACCGCTATAAAATTTGCTTCAACATAATCATGTTTAAATGTTAAATATCTAATTATGTAGAGAGAAACAAATAGTCTTATATTTTAGGatgaaaatatcaaataatatttttaagattacGTAAGCAGCTAACAAGAAAAAAAACGAAAGGAGAATGAAGTAATATGAATGAGGTAAAAAGAAATGGTAGTGAAATGAAGTTATATCGGACACCGTATGAAATATAGGACATTAaagtgtttaatttaaaaaatatttattaaatttttaataattttagtacaattttaattgaaaaaatatattttaaagattttgagGCATAACTTAGTATATCATAGGAAAAGAGGAGAAAGAGAACCTTAGCCAAAAAGAAAGCATGGGATTACTGTGGTGGCGGAAGGAGAATAAACCCAAAGACCCATCCTCATCAATTCCCAATTCCAAAGCCCTAGACGCCACCAAACCCCTCCTTCAGGCCCCAGGCATGAACGGCGCCGTCGAGGTTCCCCGACCACCCAACGTCACCGTCTCCATTTTCGAGTTCGGCTCCGTCGCCGCCTCCAACGACAA
The sequence above is a segment of the Phaseolus vulgaris cultivar G19833 chromosome 2, P. vulgaris v2.0, whole genome shotgun sequence genome. Coding sequences within it:
- the LOC137809973 gene encoding haloacid dehalogenase-like hydrolase domain-containing protein Sgpp isoform X1 gives rise to the protein MLDLVKLSFRISSMSSLTGLAPLEAVLFDVDGTLCDSDPLHYDALREMLLKIGFNGGVPITEEFFIENFSGKNNVDTALVAFPGDLEKGLKLLEDKEVTFRRLAEEKLKPVKGLDKLTSWVENHGLKRAAVTNSSRVNAELMISKLGLSDFFDVLIIGDECERGKPYPDPYLKALEVLKASKDHAFVFEDSFSGITAGVAAEMPVIGIATRNPEDLLMKAKPAFLIKDYEDPKLWAALEELDKPGADKLEFLDKNI
- the LOC137809973 gene encoding haloacid dehalogenase-like hydrolase domain-containing protein Sgpp isoform X2; the protein is MLDLVKLSFRISMSSLTGLAPLEAVLFDVDGTLCDSDPLHYDALREMLLKIGFNGGVPITEEFFIENFSGKNNVDTALVAFPGDLEKGLKLLEDKEVTFRRLAEEKLKPVKGLDKLTSWVENHGLKRAAVTNSSRVNAELMISKLGLSDFFDVLIIGDECERGKPYPDPYLKALEVLKASKDHAFVFEDSFSGITAGVAAEMPVIGIATRNPEDLLMKAKPAFLIKDYEDPKLWAALEELDKPGADKLEFLDKNI
- the LOC137809973 gene encoding haloacid dehalogenase-like hydrolase domain-containing protein Sgpp isoform X3; its protein translation is MSSLTGLAPLEAVLFDVDGTLCDSDPLHYDALREMLLKIGFNGGVPITEEFFIENFSGKNNVDTALVAFPGDLEKGLKLLEDKEVTFRRLAEEKLKPVKGLDKLTSWVENHGLKRAAVTNSSRVNAELMISKLGLSDFFDVLIIGDECERGKPYPDPYLKALEVLKASKDHAFVFEDSFSGITAGVAAEMPVIGIATRNPEDLLMKAKPAFLIKDYEDPKLWAALEELDKPGADKLEFLDKNI
- the LOC137809972 gene encoding pentatricopeptide repeat-containing protein At1g32415, mitochondrial is translated as MQRHRSSILVRFLTRSFRSVRHVYGTDHSHCECDEPLLLHYLSNGCHHQARNLLQSSSGGDLHARVVRWTSLLSNFSRYGYVEEARTLFDIMPHRNLVTFNAMLTAYLRSGMLDEASRFFETMPEKNVVSWTAMICGFSDAGRIEDARKVFEIMPERNVVSWNAMVVALLRSGDLENARVVFEEIPCKNVVSWNAMIAGYAESGRMSEARELFQKMEFRNVITWTSMVSGYCREGDVEGACCFFRAMPEKNIVSWTAMIGGFAWNGLYEKALLLFIEMVRVSNAEPNGETFVSLVYACGGLGFCCLGKQVHAQLIVNSWRIDDYDGRLHRGLVRMYAGFGIMDSARNVFEGNLKDCDDQCFNSMINGYVRAGQLARAQELFDMVPIRNKVASTCMIAGYLSAGQVLEAWKLFNDMPDRDSIAWTEMIYGYVQNELIAEAFCLFAEMMDHGVSPMSSTYAVLFGAMGSVAYLDQGRQLHGMQFKTASEDDLILENSLISMYAKCGEIDDAYRVFSNMTCRDKISWNSMIMGLSDHGRASEALKVYEAMLEFGIYPDDLTFLGVLTACAHAGLVDKGWEFFITMVNAYAIQPSMEHCISIINLLGRAGKVKEAEEFVLKLPVKPNHAVWGALIGVCGLSKGDTDVATRAAKRLFELDPLNAPGHVALCNIYAANDRHIEEMRLREEMRLKGVKKAPGCSWILVKGTVHIFFSDDKLHTRL
- the LOC137809975 gene encoding uncharacterized protein, with amino-acid sequence MGLLWWRKENKPKDPSSSIPNSKALDATKPLLQAPGMNGAVEVPRPPNVTVSIFEFGSVAASNDKVTLAGYCPVSEDLEPCRWEILPTTQSNAPQFRVVF